In the Candidatus Saccharimonas aalborgensis genome, one interval contains:
- the rpsK gene encoding 30S ribosomal protein S11 produces the protein MAETAVTGKTASSKKKQRRSVPTGQLHIQATFNNTIVTFADNKGNVLATSSAGACGFRGSKKGTAYASQVAAEKAAEAAKSGYGLSSVDVFVKGVGLGRDAAIRTLGNYDISVNSIKDVTGVPHGGVRPRKARRA, from the coding sequence ATGGCAGAGACAGCAGTCACTGGCAAGACCGCCAGCAGCAAAAAAAAGCAACGCCGATCAGTTCCGACCGGTCAGTTGCATATTCAAGCAACCTTTAACAATACAATTGTGACGTTTGCTGACAACAAGGGAAATGTTTTGGCAACCAGCAGCGCAGGAGCATGTGGGTTCCGTGGGAGCAAAAAAGGCACCGCCTACGCCAGCCAAGTTGCTGCCGAAAAAGCTGCTGAGGCAGCTAAGAGTGGCTATGGCCTTTCCTCAGTCGATGTTTTCGTCAAAGGTGTCGGGCTCGGTCGCGATGCAGCGATTCGTACCCTTGGCAACTACGACATTTCAGTCAATAGCATCAAAGATGTGACGGGTGTACCGCATGGCGGTGTTCGTCCACGAAAGGCAAGGAGGGCATAA
- the infA gene encoding translation initiation factor IF-1, giving the protein MASTKEVIKLRGKVVEALPNTQFRVELENGLSIIAHISGKMRKHYIRLVPGDIVEVELTPYDLTKGRIVFRARD; this is encoded by the coding sequence ATGGCGAGTACCAAAGAAGTTATTAAACTGCGAGGCAAGGTGGTGGAAGCACTGCCTAATACTCAGTTTAGGGTGGAATTGGAAAACGGCCTAAGTATCATCGCTCATATTAGCGGCAAGATGCGCAAGCATTATATCCGTCTGGTACCGGGCGATATCGTGGAAGTCGAGCTAACCCCTTATGATCTCACAAAGGGCAGAATCGTTTTCCGCGCACGTGATTAA
- the rpsM gene encoding 30S ribosomal protein S13 produces MARIAGVVIPAEKQVHVALTYIYGIGPKYSRDILAAAKIEPTTRVKDLTEAEERRIRDIIGNDYTTEGDLQRQVTNNIKRLKDINAYRGLRHKAGLPTRGQRTRTNARTRKGRAVAVGGAQPKAASKT; encoded by the coding sequence ATGGCTCGAATTGCTGGGGTAGTTATACCCGCAGAGAAGCAAGTACATGTGGCATTGACGTATATCTACGGCATTGGCCCCAAGTACTCTCGAGACATCCTTGCGGCGGCTAAGATTGAGCCGACCACTCGGGTGAAAGATCTCACCGAGGCTGAAGAACGACGTATTCGGGATATTATCGGCAACGATTATACCACCGAGGGTGACCTCCAGCGCCAGGTGACAAACAATATCAAGCGTCTCAAAGACATCAATGCGTATCGAGGCCTCAGGCACAAAGCTGGCCTCCCTACACGTGGTCAACGTACTCGTACGAACGCACGAACTCGTAAGGGTAGAGCAGTAGCAGTTGGTGGCGCACAACCTAAAGCAGCAAGTAAGACCTAA
- the rpsD gene encoding 30S ribosomal protein S4: MARDRSPIVKQSRREGVALHPKAHKIMARKSGIPGQHAGGRQGKQSMYATQLREKQKVRRMYGLLEKQFAKLMSEASKRPGLSGENLLQFLELRLDNAVYRAGFATSRRAARQLVSHGHFLLNDRRVDIPSIRLKAGDVLTVRPKSTKSGYFSQINDVYGNTAQVPLSWLKGDVKKLTIQVTGLPKREEAEADINEQLIVEYYSR; encoded by the coding sequence ATGGCACGTGATCGAAGTCCTATTGTCAAGCAGAGCCGCCGAGAAGGCGTCGCACTGCATCCAAAAGCACACAAGATTATGGCACGCAAAAGTGGCATTCCCGGTCAGCACGCCGGAGGCCGTCAGGGCAAACAAAGCATGTACGCAACCCAACTTCGCGAGAAGCAGAAAGTTCGTCGTATGTATGGACTCCTGGAGAAGCAATTTGCAAAACTCATGAGTGAAGCCTCAAAGCGACCAGGTCTCAGCGGCGAAAACCTACTTCAGTTCCTCGAACTACGTCTTGATAACGCGGTTTACCGTGCGGGATTTGCAACTAGTCGCCGCGCCGCAAGACAACTTGTGAGCCACGGCCACTTTCTCCTCAATGATCGACGCGTCGATATTCCATCGATCCGTCTCAAAGCAGGCGATGTGCTCACTGTGCGTCCCAAAAGTACCAAGTCTGGGTATTTCTCTCAGATCAATGATGTTTATGGTAACACCGCCCAAGTGCCGCTCAGCTGGCTCAAAGGCGATGTAAAGAAACTCACCATCCAGGTCACTGGATTGCCAAAGCGCGAAGAAGCAGAGGCCGATATCAACGAACAGCTCATCGTCGAGTACTACTCACGCTAA
- the secY gene encoding preprotein translocase subunit SecY → MNWKIILRSLKNRDMQKRLLIVFGLIVAFRFMSHIPVPIAEPSKLKSIIDTVIGSSDFGGFLNLMSGGALSQLSIVLVGMSPFITASVITQLLTKAIPKLEELHKDGESGRRKINQWTRIISVPLAVIQSVAIIYILRQSVLAGSTAGTVTTTPTEWIVAVTAMTAGSILLMWLGELITEQGIGNGISLIIFAGIISQLPATLSTVIASLLDTTAGKLSVFGWFDLPVSPTAFWVALVIGLLSLFILYFLVKINEAQRIITINYAKRVAGNTSYGGIKSILPVKLIAAGVIPVIFAVAFLSLPAFAGQVLKATNNPSYTQLSADLIKWFQAPNAQSFASGDLGVFIYPAAYFLLVILFTYFYTGIVFNSNEIAENLQKQGGFIEGVRPGIQTEKYLGRTVNRLILFGSIALGFISVMPFIIEYVFVKLGLNAANLAIGGTGLLIVVTVGLETLRQVNSRALMVTYDDYK, encoded by the coding sequence ATGAATTGGAAAATTATCCTTCGATCACTCAAAAACCGTGATATGCAAAAACGCCTCTTGATCGTCTTTGGACTGATCGTCGCGTTTCGTTTCATGTCGCATATCCCTGTGCCCATTGCTGAACCGAGTAAGCTAAAGAGTATCATTGATACGGTGATCGGCTCAAGTGACTTCGGCGGATTCCTCAACCTTATGAGCGGTGGTGCACTCAGCCAGTTGTCTATCGTCCTGGTCGGAATGAGTCCGTTTATCACTGCCAGCGTCATCACCCAGTTGCTCACAAAAGCAATCCCAAAGCTAGAAGAACTCCATAAGGATGGTGAATCTGGCCGTCGCAAGATAAACCAGTGGACGCGTATCATCTCCGTACCACTCGCAGTCATTCAGTCTGTTGCAATTATCTATATTCTGCGCCAGTCAGTTCTTGCAGGCAGTACTGCCGGTACTGTCACGACCACACCAACAGAGTGGATAGTAGCCGTCACTGCTATGACCGCCGGTTCCATTCTCCTCATGTGGCTAGGAGAGCTCATCACTGAGCAAGGTATTGGTAATGGTATTTCACTCATTATTTTTGCCGGTATCATCAGTCAGCTACCAGCAACCCTCAGTACGGTCATCGCCTCGCTATTGGACACAACGGCAGGAAAGTTAAGCGTCTTTGGCTGGTTTGACCTACCGGTGAGCCCGACGGCGTTTTGGGTAGCACTTGTTATCGGTCTTTTATCGCTCTTTATATTGTATTTCCTCGTTAAAATCAATGAAGCTCAGCGTATCATCACTATCAACTACGCCAAACGTGTCGCTGGCAATACGAGTTACGGCGGTATCAAAAGCATCCTCCCCGTCAAGCTCATTGCTGCGGGTGTTATCCCGGTGATTTTTGCGGTCGCGTTTCTCAGCCTCCCTGCCTTTGCAGGTCAAGTGCTCAAAGCAACCAATAACCCCTCGTATACTCAGCTGAGCGCCGATCTTATCAAGTGGTTCCAGGCACCAAACGCCCAGTCCTTTGCAAGTGGTGATCTGGGCGTATTTATCTATCCGGCTGCCTATTTCCTCCTCGTAATATTGTTTACGTACTTCTATACGGGCATCGTCTTTAATTCAAATGAGATTGCCGAAAACCTGCAAAAGCAAGGTGGCTTCATCGAGGGAGTGCGTCCGGGGATTCAGACCGAAAAATATCTGGGACGGACGGTCAATCGCTTAATTCTGTTTGGTTCTATTGCTCTCGGCTTTATCTCCGTGATGCCATTCATCATTGAGTATGTCTTTGTCAAACTAGGGCTCAACGCTGCCAATTTGGCGATTGGAGGCACGGGTCTTCTCATCGTCGTGACAGTGGGGCTCGAAACTCTGCGACAGGTCAACTCACGCGCCCTCATGGTGACGTACGACGATTACAAATAA
- a CDS encoding DNA-directed RNA polymerase subunit alpha: MSKVIHNPALARVTPSGDNTSSFVIEPLHAGYGDTLGNSIRRVLLSSIRGAAIVAFRIEGVTHEFATIPGVKEDVVDIMLNLKGVKLKVETDDPVELRLEKKGSGPVVAGDIKTSADVEVINPDHVICTIDDPKKSIVIDLVVEAGRGYYDMEASSKNRLHSDMIAIDAMFSPVTRVRFKVEATRVGQETNLNRLEITIETDGSISPQAAFEEANAILVNQYTALAGSTTVESAPALGTQKEDDEGELNTPIEELGLSARTANALINNEIRTVHDLVTLSEQDLRDLKGFGSKALDEVKDKLAELEL, translated from the coding sequence ATGTCAAAAGTTATTCACAATCCAGCACTCGCTCGTGTTACGCCATCTGGCGACAATACTTCTAGTTTTGTTATCGAGCCGCTGCATGCTGGTTACGGCGATACGCTAGGCAATAGCATTCGCCGCGTCTTGCTTTCGAGTATCCGCGGTGCAGCAATCGTTGCATTTCGTATCGAAGGCGTCACCCATGAATTTGCGACGATTCCTGGGGTCAAAGAAGATGTCGTCGATATCATGCTCAACCTCAAAGGCGTCAAGCTGAAAGTTGAGACAGATGATCCTGTCGAACTTCGCCTTGAGAAAAAAGGCTCAGGCCCAGTTGTAGCTGGTGACATCAAGACGTCTGCAGATGTTGAGGTCATCAATCCCGATCATGTTATCTGCACCATTGACGATCCTAAGAAATCGATTGTCATCGATCTTGTCGTCGAAGCAGGCCGTGGCTACTACGACATGGAAGCATCGAGCAAAAATCGCCTCCACAGCGATATGATTGCGATTGATGCCATGTTTAGCCCGGTAACACGCGTTCGATTTAAGGTTGAGGCGACTCGTGTTGGACAAGAGACAAACCTTAATCGACTCGAAATTACAATTGAGACTGATGGAAGCATTAGCCCTCAAGCTGCCTTCGAGGAAGCAAATGCGATTCTGGTTAACCAATACACCGCACTTGCCGGTAGCACCACTGTTGAGTCAGCACCAGCACTTGGTACCCAAAAGGAAGATGACGAGGGTGAGCTCAATACGCCAATCGAGGAATTGGGCCTCAGCGCTCGCACTGCCAATGCACTTATCAACAACGAGATTCGTACTGTGCATGACCTAGTCACTCTCAGTGAACAAGATTTGCGTGATCTCAAGGGCTTTGGTAGCAAAGCCCTCGATGAAGTCAAAGATAAATTGGCAGAATTGGAGCTCTAA
- the rpmJ gene encoding 50S ribosomal protein L36, translating into MKVRASVKKISPDDQLVRRKGRLRVINKKKPKNKQRQG; encoded by the coding sequence ATGAAAGTTCGTGCGAGTGTCAAAAAAATCAGCCCTGATGATCAGCTGGTTCGGCGCAAAGGTCGTCTCCGTGTCATCAACAAGAAAAAACCTAAGAATAAGCAAAGGCAGGGTTAA